The genomic interval CTCAGCATGCACTTGTTTACATTTCTTAGGAGGAAAAGCcatgaaagtttaaaaaactgaacaaaaccaatACCTACCTGTAGCACAGCAAGTGTGTGAGATAGTAGAGGCGAGTCACAAGAGTTCAGCGTGGATGGTTAGTGCTGAATGTGATCCCAAAAGGAAGTGCTAactcataaaaatgaaagcGGTGAGTGTAAGCATCAGGTTTCTTCAAATAAGAGTTATGTAAGTTACTGCCCTTATCTCTGCGTATTGCAGAGTGACAAAGTTGAAAGttctctctttttaaagctgttaatTTTACTGCTAGCATAGGCAGGGTGTGCTGCTGTGAGGAGCACTGCAATAGCTGAGTACCAAAGCCTCTTTTTAACTTACACAAAATGATATTGAGCATTGGAGGTCTTTTCAGCTTAGGAAACATATTAATGTAGCTGACCAATTCATTtagatgatttcttttttttaaaagggtgctcctttgcttttaaaggtCAAGGTGGTATCACTTTTAAACATTATGTTGGCATTATTTCCTCAGACTATTTATCCATTGGTAAAAGACATATCTAAAGTCATCAGAGGGGTGAAGCAGTGAAGTAGAGTTATCATTTCAAAGCTGTATACAGATAAAGCTTATATAGtatggggaaaatattttctctttcagaatgaaaataaataatatgtaAAAAGGTAACAGTTTTGTAGACCACTGTACATAtaagtgtttaaaatacatttgtatcCTTTCACAGgatattttatacttttttttttccttttgaattaaAGTGACTGCATGATCCTTGTATCCCTCCCATactaatgattttctttttgttggatTATTAGGATTATTCTGTAACAAGCTTTATCTAAGGATATTAGCAATCCAAAATTCACTGTTTCCTCAGAGGCACATCTAAAAAGAAGCACTAAATGCATTTTAGCCTACCACACTTTTGCCTTAGGAAAGCAACCAGCCTTGCAATTCAGTCCTCATGTGTAAGCTGTTTTCCCGTGTTCTAAGTCAGTGCTTTTTATTTACAATTCCAAAAATAAagtcaaattttaaaaaagcctaCCAAAGAACTCCACAGTGGAGTCATAAGGTTCAAAACCCACCCTTTTCTtttggtctgattttttttggcttttcccACTTGCATACTACAAACAACACATTATAGCATGCAGGGAGCTTCATTACTCCATAGCAACTTCAAAGAACAGTAGCAAAATACATGAGAGAAAAAATGGCAGTTTAGATCAttcctagaaaagaaaaaagacagcaatGTATGCAGAGCCTTCTTGGCTTAATCAATGGAGTTGCTTAATTACATTTCCACTCTCTTAGTCACAGTAATGTGGCTCTGGAAATTTTTCTTTACACATAAGACTATTCCCCTTTACCATAATACTAACATTAAACTCTAGAAATTAAATGGCTTTTACTTTGATATTGTTTCATGTTCCTTGATAGGCAAGCCATGCAGCTTTTTTACTTCAAAGTCAAAACTTAATTCAACACATTAATGACCTCTGTACATGCAGTTGGTTGCAGTTTGTACTGTAAACACATACCTGTTTTGGATCGCGCATTTCCAACTCTTAGTGACTTACAGTTCTCATGGTTTGGTTGTACTTGTAGTAACTTGTAGCTACCCTTTCACTTCAAACAAATGCTGCAtctcagtttggttttttctttttgcttagtCACGGTGTTAGTGTTACAGAACACATGCCGTTTCAGTATTTATGAATGACTGCTGTTCTTTAAATATATGCCCTGATCGTCCTCTTGCACATTAGGCTAACCTGCTAATGCTAATGGAACTCCACTAATCTCGAGTTAGCCAGGTTTTACACCAGGGTAATTAAGGTACAATAAACTTCCAGACTTCTACACTCATCTCctgcaaaaatgtgttatgagAGCAGTATCACCTAGGTTAACAGCTGGATTAATACATTACATATAGATGGTATTGTATGAAGAACAACAGTTAATAGGCAGCTGCAAGCCAGAATTCTCTGAAGACCTCCCCATGGGAAAGACAGAGGGCCATTACCAGCAtgtaaaagaggaaaacatggatgggaaaaagcaaaagaaattaaaatcccATTGAGAAAGAGATGGTTAATTAATACTGTTGACTGTTTTTACATGAGACACGCCACAATGTATGTTGCTCTGATATTTAATTTGAGACATTGTCTTTAGTAAAATTAAGACTTTcctaaattacattttctccCCATTAAAGCACATAGCAGTCTTTATTAGTAGCACTGAGAAGGTGAAAAGGGACataacattgttttctttttcttacaacTTTATAAGTACCAGCACCCTGTGAAGATACTAGGCAGCTGGTTTAAAACTAATGAATGCAAGCCTTTCTCCCCATGAAGCATAAATTAAACCATGGAAGTCACTGTCATAAAATGCACTAGAGGTCAGCATTTCAAGCAGGTTCAAAAAGGGTCTGGCAAATCCACAGAGGCTAGGTCCGTCCATTCAACACACTGCTCCAGTGCCAACATCCACCTCAGGCACAGCTCGTCCTGAACAGCTGGCTGCCAGATCGTGGAGTGAGAGGGACAATTCCCTGCACAGCCACTGCTGGCCCCTGACAGAGGCTGGGCGATGACTAGATGCAATCTGGAGCTGATGCAACACTAGATTTTTCTCATATCATCAATGGGAAAATTACGTAACAAGACGCATTATGCAAAAATCATGTACCATTTCTTCTTTAAGCAGCAACCATGGTTGTAAGCCACACATTAAAATGCCTTGTCTGCAGATTGCACGGCACTTTTGAATTCCTAAACTGACCAGGAAATCACCTACAGTGTTTCACAGAACCAGAGGTAATCTGAGAAAGTAGTACTCCATCTGGACAACCTTAGCCACAAGATATGCCCACTTACGTCACCTGTTAAATACGAATCCGCCACCACCATACCAATCAAGAAAGCCTAGTCTTTCAAAATAAGCTTCACCAAGCAATGTATTTGTGTCCCTAAATTTTGAACCTGTGATTTATGTAGATCAGATGAACAGTGGCCATAATACACAAATAGATTAATTTAACATTAGTCTTATTTCAAACATTCAGATAAATCTCAAGGAACTGGAGAATATTAAAACGTGACACTGCTAAGTGAAATCTAAGACTTCTTCAAAAGAACATAATATGGAAGTATCCATTAGAATCTACTGACAAAAACATCTAAAATAATctgtttacttatttatttgatttctaTTTCAACAAACCTTCCCCTCAGTTTTCTAAAATGTGCCATCAAAAATCTGCACAGTGTATTACATAACTGGATTACAATTTAAGTTGCTTGTTCTtctattaaatgtatttattcagtCAGTTGATCacatcctttcttccttcctcaaTATAAGGCTTACCTTGAGGATTGCTGTCTTCTCTTCTGTGATGTACAGAACGATGAGTTTGTCCAGGGTAAGTTTTAACCTCATAATTGACTTCACAATTTGTTTTTGTAgcttctgctccagcagggtgACCTGTAATAGAGAGCACAGTCGTAACTATATCAGTATAGCCATATTACACATGCTACCATTCTTCATCTTATTCATAATCCAACTCCCTAATTTATAATTCAGGCTAGAAACTAGTAACCAAGCTTCATATgggcaaaacaaaaagtaaaattatataaagaaaaaacacctttgCAGTAAGGGTCTAGAAAATTTGTTAGAATATAAAGGCAGGTCAACAATCTGCAAAGATATGGACAGAAGTACTTCCTATATGTGAAATATATAGCAATGCTAAATACACTACAACTGAACAAAAGCTTCTAACAACACCTGTGGATGGAATGTGGTGTATCCTACATGGTTTATGGGTTTCTGACCAATAGAAAACAGTATCATCCAGCAAAGGATAGCTCTCTGAGTACAATACttcaaaaaatacttcaaaaaagcGATGACATTTTGATAAAGCTTTCTTACCTGGGTTACTAGCCATACTTTTACATACTTTTACAAAGGAATGAggcttaagaagaaaaaaaaatatctagtttTCATTCTTTGCCTAGGTTACATTAGCcttcctgttctgttttgcCGCATTCTGCtccatttttctccttattttttgCCCTTCAAGCAGTATCATGAGGCTGAGTTTTGATTCCGAATTCTGGATGGAAttttaaacatgcaaaaatgaaagaagacaGAGGTTATTAGCATACTTGATGAAGGGGAATGAAGTCATCTTTctcagcaaaaatgaaaaacgTAGGGTTCAGGAAAGTGGCTATATCATCAGAATTCTTGATTAGTCCtagaaaacattaaagaaacaaaaaaaaaaaaatcacgatTGACTTTTAAAGGTGAAATCCAGCTTCAAATACAGCACTCTGCTTCTGCAGTGAAAAGTTTTCAAGTCTCATGCAATATGCAGCCATACATACTAGCTTTACTTTCAAGCTACTGTAACCATGACTCCTAGTAGAATACCTTCCAAGATTGTAAGTCTATTTAAGCCATTTTCTTAAGATACAGACAATATCTGACTTAATAAGACTTGAAAAATACCTTCTGTGCATACAAGCTTGAATGTTTTGAGTGGCTGGGAAAGTCAATGCTTTAGTAAATAGTACAAAATTTACATTCTGAGAATGTTAGCAAAGGGCAGCTTCGCTATCCCAACTTCTTGAGCAGAGCATAAGAGGAAAGCTGGTGTTAAAATAATCACAATCTAACCTCGCAGAgctacagcaaaaataatactCTGCTCCTAAGAGAATTTCTAGCTCTGCAGCATGCAGAGCAGTAGTAAACAGGAAAAGGGAGCTAAATCAGGAAGGTGACTGAAGGACAACACATATGTCCATCCAGATCTGAAATAAAGATGTCTGCTATGACCCGTTCTGAAACTAGGAGCAAAAACCTTCACCACTGTCTTCGCGTAATATCTTCCCTACTCAGCTGAAAATACCTCTCTTCATCAGCTGACAGCCTGATTTGAAGAAACAATGTTAGATGAAGTACTTAAGCAATATAATATGCATGTGTACCTGCTTGTATTACATCCCTGTATTTACCTACCATAGAGAGATACGCCAGCCTTTAATTCCAGGCATGTCATTATCAGGTGAGATACAGCAATACCACCCCAGCAAAAACCAGTGACCCCTAATTTCTTTGCACCATGCTGTTCCTTTAGATATTTAAGCACAGCATCAGCTTCTCTGGAACATACAAGCAAATGAGAATTAAGCACCCATTGTAAAACCAGtatttgaaaatttgaaaagaaaatctagAGATGCATAGAAGATACATAAAACAGAAATCCCTATATCATGCTGTTactatattttctttcacatactttaaataattcattatttcaGACCAATAGTACTGGTTGCTAATCTGAAATAatcagaaagagagaagagaaaaaaaaaaaaaaaaagacctgaaTGGAATTAAATAATAATGCAACGTGATCAACATATATCAAAGGAAACCTAAAGAGATGGAAAGTAGATGATTGATTAAACACCTACCTAAGGGTTAAAATAAGCTAATGaagttttgctttgtaaatgtagatagaaaaagtaataaaaacctCTCTAGAGAATACTATTCATTAGACAGTCAAAATGCTGACAATAACTGTAAGCTAATCCCATATATTTGCTGCAGGAAAGTCAATGTAACAAACAAGGTAGATCTTTTCAGAATTTATAATGTAGCTTGAAATACATCTTATCAAGATTctgtattctgaaaaaaacacatttaccCCTGAAGCAGATGTCAACATGCAGAAGCAGTAAAGAGAAAGTATTGGTGGCAGTTAAGTCTTTTGTATCACCTCAAAACTATATTTTCAGCCCCAGTTCCTTGCCCCCTGCGGCACGCAAGCTATACACACCCTTAATACATCAGCCTCGCAAATACCACATCATCCAccaacacacacagacagaagCAAATGAAGTGCcaaaaaattctttcttcaCTGGAGCTAACACTTGAAACGTGAATCGCCTGTAAGAAATACCAGGCAGAGCCCAACCCTTCCTCCCCATTGCAGCGGACAGGGGACAGATTCCAAACTAAAAAGTTTCCACGACAACTGACCCCTCTGAGAAAGGAGGGGAGCTCTCTGGAAAGGATTCAGTTATGTCTCCCATAACCTTCTTACCGAATACCTAAGCCCAGCAACCTTCAATGTAGTTACTACCAACAGTCCAAGAAAGATATTTGCTCTCCCAGGAAGTTAATTAGTTTGGTCTCCAATTAGACTCATCACTTCTTGTGTCACAGGTCATTTTTAAACCATGCTTTTTGAGGCAGAGGAAACAACTTGAAGTCTATAACAGCTGATGTTATCAGCATCAGTTGACAAAACTCTTCCCTAAGCCACTGCTGAGAGTTGTTCTTGAACTCTAttcaaggcaaaaataaaaggtCACTGATTCCATCCACTTTAaggaggcattaaaaaaaaccaccttcacTGGTAGATTAGCTGCATCCAatctcaaacaaacaaacaaacaaaaacaacaacaaaaaaaagcagtatgtgacagcagcaggcaatgGGATATCCAGTTCCCTGAcatcttgtttattttcctaGTATCTTGAGTTTTCAGCCAATCATCAAACTTGGACCAGTGATCAGAAGGCTTCCACGTTTCTCTTCCCCCAAAAAAGTCTGGGCAGATGGctctgcacacacagacacacaaaaaaaaaattgaaattgaattaattaatcaatcactgagatttttttgaCCCTTCATAGCATGAAAAGTTTCTATCCAggcataattttgttttgatttcttttttctaagaaaacaatgtttttaaatatcattGTTAACTATTTTACAGAAATGCCTATGAgctttagaaattatttatagGTATCTATATATGCTTTTTTCAATTACTAAACCACATAGTTTGTGATACAAATctggaaaatacaaatatttttatccCTAGTATTTTACCTGCTGTGAGTACATAATTTGAAACTATACACAGTAAACCAATAGATTATCTTGTAAAAGATTATCAGACTAGGTCCTGATTATAACAATTACAGATTTTGCATACAACATAATACCATTTAACATAAATCCATTATTAATGGGTCCCACTTAAACAAAGACAATTAGATGCAATAGTTATTTACTGCAGAGTGTATTATGAGGCtcggaaaaaaacccaagcactTGATGGACTGAGGTCAGCAAGGACCAAGTGAAGAGAAAATGTGtgggaagaaagggaggagcATTTTTCTGGGGACATCATctggtgactggaaaaagggaagtACAGTAGGAGTCCACTCAGAACTAAAGACTCCCTGTGTCACAGGGGTGCCCAAATCCTGGCTCAGGGTGACCTCAGCTGAAATGTGTTGTGTGGCCAGCAGCGGAGTTGTGGTGGTGCAGTCACTAGTGGATAATGCCGTCTCCTCATGCAGAAGGAAACAAGCATGGACTCTGGAGGCTGCCAGCACTAGGTCACCCCCAGATGCTGCTGGGTGTTCTCCCAAGTCCAGCCCACAGGGAAACAATGGGATCCCTGGGAGACTATGATCATCATTCACTTACTGAATGCCTTTGGCTCTTTCCCTCCTCAGACACACCGTATGTATCTTAATGATCATGGTGAAATGACTGGATCAGCTTGGCCTAAAGCAGACCAAACTATGTTgcaagcattttattttttttcaatggtGTTTGatcatttctgtgaaaaaaagcaacagtgaCATCCACAGCATACTGGTGTTTGTAAAGGTATAGGTATAGGCAAAACTGCACAGCCTTTGGATAAGTACCTGTCAGAAGGGCAGAAGGGCTACGTATTGCTTTGAAAGTGAACCTTCCCAAGACCAGGTAGAAGAACAGGTTCTTCCCCACTCAGACTAGCCTGATAAGACACTACAAGCCACCAGTCTTAATGTGGTCTCTGAAATACAGCTCTCATAGCTCCTCATCCACACTAGGAAAACATACAGCTATTTTCCTCTCAATAAACATTGGTGCACCAGTTCAGCAGCATCTTGAAGCAATCAGGGAAGACACGCACGGCCTCTCTTTATTCAGTCACTGCTACCTGAAAACTCTCAGCTCTCCTCCTGCCTTGAGCAATTGAAACACCAGCATTCTTCCGTTGACCACTGTGGATTAGCAGTacaggtggagggagggaaagaaggtATTACAAAACAAAGTATGACGTGGCATGAATCACAGGAGAAAATTAGAGGAGGTAAGGTAGTGTGAAGACATACCAACTCATCAGACACTGGGTACTTTTGACTGAGCAGACTCTTATTGTAATAAGGAAGCACACTGTCATACTAGTGATTTGCCAGTATCCTGCACAGCATGAGAGCTTTACGTCCAGCCTCATGAATGATTGCATTTGGTCACAAGACAAACATATTTCCAATCacacagcagaacagaagaTGTCCAGTGCTCAGGAAAGACAGTAGCAAGGAGCAGACTAATGACCAGTTCATTGTTCCAGTGTATCAGAAAATCCTAATCCTCACAATGGTAGTATCCTTATGTTGCAGAGACACAGAGCTCCTTTCAGCTCCACAGGCAGATCTCAGCCACATGGCAACTGTCTGCTGACGTCTTCTGTCACACTCCATAGACTGAGAATAGTTAAGGCACCAACTCTCCGTACTAGACCACTACAGAATTAGGTGGAGGTTTGCTTTTTGGAACTGCAGGCCAGTCTCAATGTTTGTAATGTGTACTGCAAATGGAGTACCTTGCAGCGTATCCCATTACTGCAAGACATGGCTGCATTTTGGAATGTAACTGCTGTAGGGCACTGAAAATGAGTGTGAAAGATTTGTGGGGCGAAGGGGATTGTATTTAATACCCCTTGTGTGCATATGAAACATTCATATGCACGTATTCAGTGTGTACATTCAATATCATGTTCAAAATACATGACATTCATTCATATTTCTGccaatgacaatttttttaaatacgtCATATAATTTACCTTGAATGgctgtttactttaaaaagatttctaaaaacAGAATACACACTTCTGTTTCATACTGAAACATACTATATTTTGAAGCCATCTCACACTGCTGGAAAAATTATCAGAATCACTTTTTACTGCATCACGTTCTTAATATTCTATATATTCTATATGTGCAGTCAGTTCTGTAAACAGCAAATTACAACGGAAGCATACTATGCTCTGCATCATTTCACAGCAATGTTCCTTTGTGGTTTTGAATTATGGAAATACATCACTCAAACTGCCCTGGTAATAGTTTAATGAATGGGAGTAACAGTTCTAACATAAGGCTAGAAATCATAAAGAGTGGGATttcttggagaagaaaagatttattaCATGTATCCACTAGTTAGCATATCAGCCATGTATCTGGTGTTTGGGAGTTGCCATCCAAATATATCATGAATCACAATCACAGCTTTATCTGTGCTGGCAGGTGGTTTGCAAACATACACCTTG from Falco biarmicus isolate bFalBia1 chromosome 3, bFalBia1.pri, whole genome shotgun sequence carries:
- the LOC130146209 gene encoding carboxymethylenebutenolidase homolog, producing the protein MGDITESFPESSPPFSEGEADAVLKYLKEQHGAKKLGVTGFCWGGIAVSHLIMTCLELKAGVSLYGLIKNSDDIATFLNPTFFIFAEKDDFIPLHQVTLLEQKLQKQIVKSIMRLKLTLDKLIVLYITEEKTAILKVSLILRKEERM